Proteins found in one Leptidea sinapis chromosome 23, ilLepSina1.1, whole genome shotgun sequence genomic segment:
- the LOC126971181 gene encoding DNA replication complex GINS protein SLD5 codes for MDTEDIDISDEEEEEITAESVLNILKNSWQNERLTPEILPHRNDMVECMLGQIQHMERNINKLPKTDLRASIHKMEINRIKYIICNYLKTRLNKIEKYCITIVNEERQRMETGTNYLTPSEYRYALDYINNMEQHLKNTVLNHIPSNMQSFEKNKMAVVPNLYSHVFLKANETVTGVILEDVLGDQDEEIDLDEGSQHILQYKPVAELVKNGKVQLV; via the exons ATGGATACTGAAGATATTGACATAAgtgatgaagaagaagaagaaataacAGCTGAAtcagtattaaatattttgaaaaactcTTGGCAAAATGAGCGGTTAACTCCTGAAATACTACCTCATCGGAATGATATGGTGGAATGTATGCTTGGCCAGATTCAGCATATGGaacgtaatataaataaacttccAAAAACAGATCTTCGAGCATCAATACATAAGATGGAAATTAATagaattaaatacataatttgtaaCTATCTGAAAactagattaaataaaatagaaaaatattgtattaccaTAGTTAATGAAGAGAGACAAAGAATGGAAACAGGAACGAATTATTTAACTCCTTCTGAATATAGATATGCCCTAGATTACATTAATAACATGgaacaacatttaaaaaatacagttcTTAATCATATTCCAAGCAACATGCAGTCtttcgaaaaaaataaaatggctGTAGTACCTAATTTATATTCACATGTATTTCTTAAAGCAAATGAAACTGTAACCGGTGTTATTTTGGAGGATGTATTGGGTGATCAGGATGAAGAAATTGACTTGGATG aggGGTCCCAGCACATATTGCAATATAAGCCTGTAGCTGAATTAGTGAAAAATGGAAAAGTACAGttagtttaa